In a genomic window of Candidatus Korarchaeota archaeon NZ13-K:
- a CDS encoding DMT family transporter: METALAAAVFSGCVWGVTPLLYAEASREGGSARANFWKSLGALSLLLLISLATGDLGVPPPVALPYIALNTALGTGFADYTFLRSIALIGPGRAAPIGFTYLIWSALLPSLMIGEPFSAGVLLGASLALAGIWLISRGGGRWALRGVVLSLLSSIGWTLGPIAAKISMKYVSELTLTTWNSLMVTVAYGLLSAPSPRVRGMGKAAIGGAVGVGLALPLYFHAVKVLGVAVASLTTALGPVVSLLLSSLGGGGLDRSSILGGVLVVTGIMLAVAQL, translated from the coding sequence TTGGAAACCGCCTTGGCCGCTGCCGTGTTCTCGGGGTGCGTCTGGGGGGTCACCCCCCTGCTCTACGCTGAGGCCTCCAGGGAGGGAGGATCCGCCAGGGCCAACTTCTGGAAGTCCCTAGGAGCCCTCTCCCTGCTCCTCCTGATATCCCTGGCAACCGGGGACCTCGGGGTGCCGCCCCCCGTGGCCCTGCCTTACATAGCGCTCAACACCGCGCTGGGAACGGGGTTCGCGGACTACACGTTCCTTAGGTCGATAGCGCTCATAGGTCCGGGGAGGGCGGCCCCCATAGGGTTCACCTACCTCATATGGTCGGCCCTCCTCCCCAGCCTCATGATAGGGGAGCCCTTCTCCGCGGGGGTCCTCCTGGGCGCCTCCCTGGCGCTGGCGGGCATCTGGCTGATATCCAGGGGAGGGGGAAGGTGGGCCCTCAGGGGAGTCGTTTTGAGTCTACTTTCATCCATTGGGTGGACTCTAGGCCCGATAGCGGCAAAAATATCAATGAAATACGTTAGCGAGCTCACCCTGACCACCTGGAACTCCCTGATGGTCACCGTCGCATACGGCCTGCTGTCAGCGCCCTCACCCAGGGTCAGGGGGATGGGGAAGGCCGCTATAGGGGGAGCTGTGGGCGTCGGCTTGGCCCTTCCCCTCTACTTCCACGCGGTTAAAGTTCTCGGGGTCGCTGTTGCATCCCTCACGACAGCGCTTGGTCCCGTGGTCTCCCTCTTGCTCTCAAGCCTGGGCGGGGGTGGGCTGGACAGGTCATCCATCCTGGGAGGGGTGCTCGTCGTTACAGGCATAATGCTGGCCGTGGCCCAGCTTTAG